The genomic DNA CTTGCAGAGCATCGAGCTAACAAACAAAGCTATGGACTTTCTGAGTGGAATCTTCCAGTTATATGATCTTGACAATGTGTGTATGATCATTTCTTCAATTATATTCTGTTTTTCTCTATCACCTAAAACTTAATTTATCCTCAAGGAGCAGTAGTGGTTCTCTAATACTTCTTCGTTTTGCTGCTATTTAGGATGGAGCGTTGCAGCCAGCTGAACTAGATGGTTTGTTTCAAACAGCTCCTGATAGGTAATTTGCTGGTGATTACTTTTTGTATGTTCTGTTTCCAATTCTTACCTCGGTAATCGATGGTTATCAACTGTTCCTCCAATTTATGTTTAGTCTGTGAGCTAAGCTTCTTTCGTTGAATTTTGCTTGCCAATATCTTTAATGCTCTTGTACATGAATGTCTAATATCTCTAGAATAAGTTCATTTTCATGTACACTCTGCTTTTACGATTTCAGTCCTTGGAGTGAGGCTCCTTATAAAGATGCTGCAGAGAAAACGTCTGGCGGGAATTTGACGATCAACGGGTTTCTTTCTGAGGTTTGTATGCTTGCTGTTTGGTTGACACTGAATTAGAACCAAGCTTTCATGGTTATCATGATCAACTATCAATTTCAGCATTCTTTACCATGGATAATTATGCTGTGTTATGTGTTAATGCAGTGGGCTCTAATGACTCTACTAGATCCTCGAAAAAGTTTGGCAAACCTGATATATATCGGTTACGGTCACGAACCAGCTTCAACATTTTCTGTTACAAGGAAAAGATCACTGGATCGTAAGAACCAGCGAACAGAGAGGAATGTGTTTCAGTGCTTTGTATTTGGCCCTAGAAAATCTGGAAAGTCcgcaatcctagattctttctTAGGAAGGTATACTTGTTTTAACATTGCTACGTATCCGTCTTATGatgtgtgtttgattgtttatatGGGTTTACTCCTGTTATATATTCTAAGCTGTGTTTCACTTCCAGGAAATTTTCGAACAGCTATAAGGCAACAATGGGTGAACAATATGCAGCAAATGTCGTTGATCAGCCTGGAGTTAGTAGCAATAGCCTGAACTCTTATGTAAATTGTCACATGTGGATGGTTAATGTGGTTTTTTGGTTCTAATTGTATGGACACATTTTGCAGGGTACTAAGAAAACCCTCATATTACGGGAAATACCAGAGGAGAGagttaaaaagtttttgacAAACAAGGAATCGTTGGCAGCATGTGATGTTGCTGTGGTTGTCTATGATAGGTTAGCCCAAGAAATATTGTTGCACCTTGTATGTGTAGATAAAAAGATGATGGACTTAGCaagaaaatttgatgttttgcaGTTCGGATGTATACTCATGGAAAAAAGCGAGGGAAATATTGATGGAGGTAGCAAGGAGGGGAGAAGAGAGCGGTCATGGGACCCCTTGCCTTCTTGTTGCGGCCAAAGATGATTTGGATCCATATCCAATGTCAGTGCAAGAGTCTGATAGGGTAAGTAATTGGATCATCACTTACCCCTAATACAGTATGATTCCATGCTCTTgatatgattgatgatgattcatCATAACTTGGATACCAACAGGTTTGCATGGAACTGGGAATTGATGTCCCTGTGTCATTAAGCATGAAACTTGGGGAGCCAAACAGTCTCTTCTCAAGAATCGTGAGTATAGCCGAGAACCCTCACTTGAGCATTCCAGAGACAGAGTCAGGGCGAAGAAGCAAGAACATCCGCCAACTTGTGAATAGCTCACTTCTATTTGTCTCAGGTTTACTACTCATTCACAATAATCGCTATTTACTTGCTTGAGTTGAGTGAAACAATTTTAATCATCCAAGcttactaaatatattattatatgaaattGCAGTTGGTACAGCTGTTGGGTTTGCCGGATTGGCAGCTTACCGTGCGTATTCGGCAAGGAAGAATGCTTGAAGATTTGCATATCTTCTCGTTCACCCCAAAAATAATAGTACTCCGTTTTTGCGAGTAACCAACCAACCAATCTGACTGAACCTCTGCTTCTTTTTTCCGTTTTTccttagtattaaaataatgcACATCTTTCAGGGAACTAATACTACGTTGGCATTGATGTATacaaaataaacacaattttttatacaaaatattttttaagttatttttggATGAAACGTAAAAACGTTATTAAGACTCAATGTGATAGATATGAATTCATGTCATAATACGAAAATAGAGGGAATAAAAACATACTTATTAGACATGTTTGTTTCATATTAACTACTACTAGCTAGTCTAGTCAACTAGAAGTATTAGTATAAAATTGGTTTTGAAAAGAGCCCATATTGGCCCAATCTAGAAGGGGATGGTAATGATATAAATCACATAAAATCGCAAAGATGAGATGGACCGACCGTTAGACGTTATCTTGTACAATAGCCGCTCATATATCTATCTTCTGGTTCTCTGAGGATCATAAAAAGAACAGACTACAAAACAAAGTCAGACAGAACAGAGCAAGGTCATCTTAAcccaaccaaaagaaaaaaaaaaaatggcggcTGTATCATCGTCCTCTCTGTTCTTCTCCTCAAAAACAACTTCTCCGATCAGTAACCTGCTGATCCCGCCATCTCTCCACCGCTTCTCTCTAccctcttcatcttcctccttttcctctctctcttcttcttcttcttcttctgcttctctctTCACATACTCTTTGAGAACTTCTCGAAGGTCATCTCTTCAGGGGTTTACCGTTAAGGCCAGCTCCCTCggtgagaagaagaatgtgCTTATCGTCAACACCAACAGCGGCGGTCACGCCGTCATTGGGTTTTACTTCGCCAAAGAGCTTCTCTCCGCCGGACATGGCGTCACCATCATGACCGTCGGCGATGAATCTTCcgacaagatgaagaagactccCTTCACCCGATTCTCCGTAAGATTTACGAGTGTCCCCTCTTTTTGTGAGTCTTTTTGAATCCGTAAGGTTCCGATCGATACATTTGTCTACATACAGGAAATTGTCAGTGGCGGAGGAAAGACCGTGTGGGGAAACCCGGCCGATGTTGCCAATGTTGTCGGAGGTGACACATTTGACGTTGTGCTTGACAACAATGGCAAGGATTTGGATACTGTTAGGTCTGTCTGcttattgatttatattaatccaaacaaaaaaagccattgttttttattttatttttgaattttcatttgatgatttttttttttccgaacaGGCCAGTGGTGGATTGGGCTAAAAGCTCCGGCGTGAAGCAATTCTTGTTCATTAGCAGTGCCGGGATCTACAAGTCCACCGAAGAACCTCCTCACGTTGAAGGGGTAAATAAACACAAACCACAACTTTCTCAATTCTCACCACTTATGTCTCCTCCTTCTCCGATGTGCAGGACGCTGTCAAAGCTGATGCAGGTCACGTGGTAGTGGAGAAGTACTTAGCCGAAACTTTTGGGAACTGGGCATCGTTTCGACCACAGTACATGATCGGCTCTAGCAACAACAAAGACTGCGAGGAATGGTTCTTTGACCGTAAGTTTCTCAAACCCCACTGATTGCTGCTACACATCGACAAACACAAGTAATGGTATATTGTGTTCCCAGGGATTGTGAGAGACAGAGCAGTGCCAATCCCAGGATCAGGAATGCAGCTAACCAACATATCTCACGTGAGAGACTTGTCTTCCATGCTGACTTCTGCCGTGACCAACCCTGAGGCTGCTTGCTACAACATCTTCAACTCCGTAAGCGACAGAGCCGTAACTCTAGACGGTATGGCCAAGCTCTGTGCTGCCGCTGCTGGCAAAACGGTTGAGATCGTTCACTATGACCCTAAAGCTATTGGGGTTGACGCCAAGAAGGCTTTTCCATTCAGAAACATGGTAAAACTAAACCCAATAGAAGCTCTTCTCCTCCTTCATTGATTGATTAGTTTTATAACCCTGTTATTGTATGGTCGCAGCATTTCTACGCGGAGCCTAGAGCCGCAAAGGATATATTAGGGTGGGAAAGTAAAACGAATCTACCTGAAGATCTCAAGGAGAGATTTGAAGAGTATGTTAAGATTGGCAGAGACAAGAAAGAGATGAAGTTTGAGTTAGATGATAAGATACTCGAAGCCCTCAAAACTCCAGTGGCCGCTTGATCAAAAGGCCATTACGTTTCTTCCCTTGTAACTTCTACTGCTACCCTACCctctactctctttttttccgGCTTATATGAGATGGAGATTACTTAATCTAAAAGACCATTTGGATTCATAATCaaaaaaagcaacaacaatTCTGGTTTAGGAGCAGATAACAATTTCTTTTCAAAGGGAGATTGATTTGAAGACAGTCTAAGATCCTTACATACCTACTTCAATACGTTtatcatagagagagagattaaactGAACCTACCTAGATAGTGACAAGAGCATCACATAACATGATCCTATTCCTCCTCTTGCTTAATTTTCAGACCTCCGAGTTTCGATTCCAGTCCGTTGTCTTCTTCGCTTTCATCTTCAAAATCTTCTCCTTCAGGGTCATTGTCGTCCAAAGGACCAAGCTTGTCCGGACAGTCCTTAAACATATCATTTACCTCGTCAATACCTTCATCAGATATATAGTTTCCATTAATGTTCAGAAGCTTGAAAGTGTGTTTCTTCACAACAGTTTGTGCCAAGGCTCTTGCCCCAGCTCTTCTGATCATGTTGGTGCTCAGGTCAACTTCAAGCAACTGATCATGACCTTCTACTGCCTTTGCGATTAAGATAGACCCTTCGTCTTTGAGTTCATTCTCAGATAAATTCAGCTTTGAAAGAGACTGTTTTGAGGCGATGCAAGCTGCCAACTTTGCAGTGGAATTGACAGTAATATCGTTTCCAGCCAATTCTAGAACTTCAAGAGAAGGGGCAGACTTAAGTAGAGCTTCGGCAATTGCTTCTGTTCCCTCATCCTCCAAGTTCAGGTAACTCATATAGATCTGAGTTAAATGAGTCAACACTGACAAAGTCTTGGCCAGGGCAATTCCACCTTCGACTCCAAACATGTTGTCACGAAGATCAAGTTTCTTCAAGTGGGTACAGTGTTCGAGTGCTTCAGCGAGAGCAACACCACCTTCTGAACCAATCCTTGTAGATGAACACCGGAAGTCTTCCAAAGATGGACATTGCCTGACAATCTCAGCAATGGCAATAGCTCCTTCATCTCCTGTCATGTTGTTATGGAAGTGAAGAACCCTGATTTTGCCAGTAGAAGGAAGTAGCTCACGAACTGCTCTTGCAGCATCCTCTGAAATGCCGTCATTCATCAGATAAAGCTCCTCTAAGTCATGCTGAGACTTGATGAGAGAAGCAAAAGCTCTAATTCCTTTTTCTCCCAGAGCATTGTCAGAGAGATCCAAAAACCTAAGCTTAGAACCCTCCAAAGCAGATGAAAACATATTCATGGCTTCAAGTGCTTCAGCCTCTGGCCGTCCTGCAACGACATCAGAGAGATCCACTTCAGTGAGCTGATCCTTGATGGAAGACAAAACAGTGGCAGCAAACTTGGCTGCTTCGGAGCCAAAACTCCTGTTGCTGAAACGGATCTTGGTAAAGGAGTTATGCGGGTCAGTCAAAGGCCTCAAAAGCTCACGTGCCTCGTCTTCATCAATGAATGCTCTACGGCCACAGGAGATATCAAACAAGACATCCCCAGTCTGCTTAGACGAAACATCAGAATCTTCCTGGGGACCTCGTTTGATGACATCAAGCATGAGCTTACTGGATTCTTTAGCGTAGACCTGAACAGCAGAAGTGCCATCACCATCAGGCTCGTTCTGGAAGTGTTTGTTGGCAGTAGCAAAAGCCAAGTCTTCAATACGCTTGGCATCATCCTCAGCCTCTTGGAGACTCAAAAGACCGTACTTTCTGGAGAAGATGGAAGGGGTGGTGATGTTCTTGGTCATGCGCTCGACAAGCATCAGGCGGGTACTCTTACTGGGTGGCCACATCTTGACAGACAAAACACGGCTCTGTGTGGTTTTAACTGAATGATCCATGGTGCTCGCTTCTGTGATTTCAagacaaaaggaaaacaatacTCAATCAATCAATCTGACATAGAAAAAGTGTattcaagaacaaaagaaaggttACGATGAAGATCCAGTCGGACACGAAGATGGCATTGGAGAATCTAACTACATTTCCCAGATTGTCAATACCAGAAAAGAGCCTTTTTCCTAATACTAAGGtagaagaaaccctaaaaatcaacATCGACTATGGCACAATGCAaaagagaagtagaagaaaccTAGTAGCAAGTGGAGACGAGAGATGCGATGAAAACAGTACCTGCGGATCGAAATGtgttctcctctctctctctctctctctctctctctgcgagTACTACTTTGATGCCCCAAATAAACGAAGCGGAAGGAGAAATAAAAATACGATAAAGGTGAGAGATTTTTCAGAGAAGCGTGATTAAGACGCAGAGTGAGAGAGAATCATTGATTGATTCGCGTGACGGTAATGATGCCCTTCcttcttttttcaaaatttcaatcttttttttttttttctttttcctgaGAATCCCcaaaaaacaattgaaagagagagagagagccaaattagggtttatgaaaTGACAATAAAGCCCCTAAAAATATAGCCCATTTAAAAGCCCATTAACAGATGTATAAGGCCTTAAAGAAAGCTCAGTCTTAATTTTAAGTATTTTCCTCACTTCAATTATTTTACACACAAAACAAatgcttagtttttttttttttaatattaatttaatttttaggtAAATGAAAAAGACAGGCAGAGATGAACTGTTGGAGGAGACGGTGGGCCACCGTCGCCAGCTGGACTCACCGACGGTGAACTGTTGTCGGCAGTCGACGCCTCTCTCCTCCTCTCACtccttctttccttttcttttgtttgtttatttttctttcaatatataaaatcattaataaaaagaataaattaaaaggcaaatcatatatatcatatccCTAATAATAATGGaaagtttccttcttcttcacaaatcacaaatcagTGAATCATCTATAGTTTAGCTTCAGCAGAGCAAGCAAAACAATGGAGAAGCGCcggagatagagagagagagagagagagatctgtcATCTTCCCACTTGTTTCTCTCGTAAGTTCCTTCTTTCACATTCTGATACTGTTGTTCTTGAtggattttgctttttttactCTTAAGATTTGGTTTTGGTGGTTTTAGGAGTCTAATTTAGTGTGggggttctctctctctctctctctcttatatcATAGATTGCTTTGTTAGTTTGTTCACCAAACTTCATTCCTGCCTGCCTATGTCTATTGCAAAACCCCTAACCTCAAGATTGGCAAATCTCTCATAATCCAAGTTACCATTTTTATGCCGTTTCTGATTTGCAGAGATAGATATGGCCGCCTCTCTCCCAACGGATCAAGGTTTCATTGATTCGGATGTATAC from Camelina sativa cultivar DH55 chromosome 7, Cs, whole genome shotgun sequence includes the following:
- the LOC109124481 gene encoding mitochondrial Rho GTPase 2-like — its product is MLGGFGGKSPPVGRTSLRIAVAGDKGTGKSSLISAVASETFPDNVPRVLPPTTLPADAFPDFIPITIVDTPSSIDNRIKLIEEFRKADAVILTYACDQPSTLDRLSSYWLPELRRLEIKAPVIVVGCKLDLRDERTPTRLDDIMAPIMKEYREIETCIECSALTLIQAPEVFYYASKAVLHPTFPLFDQEKHCLKPRLCRAVQRIFNLCDHDLDGVLNDAELNDFQVNCFGAPLDPVELMGVKKVVQERQPDGVADLGLTLPGFLFLFSLFIDRGRPETAWTILRKCGYNDSLEFNTELLPVPPKQSPDQSIELTNKAMDFLSGIFQLYDLDNDGALQPAELDGLFQTAPDSPWSEAPYKDAAEKTSGGNLTINGFLSEWALMTLLDPRKSLANLIYIGYGHEPASTFSVTRKRSLDRKNQRTERNVFQCFVFGPRKSGKSAILDSFLGRKFSNSYKATMGEQYAANVVDQPGGTKKTLILREIPEERVKKFLTNKESLAACDVAVVVYDSSDVYSWKKAREILMEVARRGEESGHGTPCLLVAAKDDLDPYPMSVQESDRVCMELGIDVPVSLSMKLGEPNSLFSRIVSIAENPHLSIPETESGRRSKNIRQLVNSSLLFVSVGTAVGFAGLAAYRAYSARKNA
- the LOC104699566 gene encoding chloroplast stem-loop binding protein of 41 kDa a, chloroplastic, which produces MAAVSSSSLFFSSKTTSPISNLLIPPSLHRFSLPSSSSSFSSLSSSSSSSASLFTYSLRTSRRSSLQGFTVKASSLGEKKNVLIVNTNSGGHAVIGFYFAKELLSAGHGVTIMTVGDESSDKMKKTPFTRFSEIVSGGGKTVWGNPADVANVVGGDTFDVVLDNNGKDLDTVRPVVDWAKSSGVKQFLFISSAGIYKSTEEPPHVEGDAVKADAGHVVVEKYLAETFGNWASFRPQYMIGSSNNKDCEEWFFDRIVRDRAVPIPGSGMQLTNISHVRDLSSMLTSAVTNPEAACYNIFNSVSDRAVTLDGMAKLCAAAAGKTVEIVHYDPKAIGVDAKKAFPFRNMHFYAEPRAAKDILGWESKTNLPEDLKERFEEYVKIGRDKKEMKFELDDKILEALKTPVAA
- the LOC104699565 gene encoding RAN GTPase-activating protein 1-like, with the protein product MDHSVKTTQSRVLSVKMWPPSKSTRLMLVERMTKNITTPSIFSRKYGLLSLQEAEDDAKRIEDLAFATANKHFQNEPDGDGTSAVQVYAKESSKLMLDVIKRGPQEDSDVSSKQTGDVLFDISCGRRAFIDEDEARELLRPLTDPHNSFTKIRFSNRSFGSEAAKFAATVLSSIKDQLTEVDLSDVVAGRPEAEALEAMNMFSSALEGSKLRFLDLSDNALGEKGIRAFASLIKSQHDLEELYLMNDGISEDAARAVRELLPSTGKIRVLHFHNNMTGDEGAIAIAEIVRQCPSLEDFRCSSTRIGSEGGVALAEALEHCTHLKKLDLRDNMFGVEGGIALAKTLSVLTHLTQIYMSYLNLEDEGTEAIAEALLKSAPSLEVLELAGNDITVNSTAKLAACIASKQSLSKLNLSENELKDEGSILIAKAVEGHDQLLEVDLSTNMIRRAGARALAQTVVKKHTFKLLNINGNYISDEGIDEVNDMFKDCPDKLGPLDDNDPEGEDFEDESEEDNGLESKLGGLKIKQEEE